One window from the genome of Salvelinus fontinalis isolate EN_2023a chromosome 3, ASM2944872v1, whole genome shotgun sequence encodes:
- the c3h1orf159 gene encoding uncharacterized protein C1orf159 homolog isoform X3, producing MAVSYLMVLSAALILISRETPVTKALYQNPFDCCGERQRLNSSCSNGTQCEPGCYLRVLENNTTVCMHCDSTIADLENFTACNYSGPGVAASLLFGTLLISLFLILSVASFFYLKRSNRLPGIFYRRNKAYIFQPNETAVMIPSATSSGKNISLKHFTAFDRVFGRGFTEKNVSVWQLRNIIVFKRFT from the exons ATGGCTGTGTCATACCTCATGGTCCTTTCAGCAGCTTTGATACTGATCAGTCGTGAAACTCCAGTAACTAAG GCCCTATATCAGAATCCCTTTGACTGCTGTGGAGAGCGACAGAGGCTGAACAGCTCGTGCTCAAATGGCACTCAATGCGAGCCAG GATGCTACCTGCGTGTCCTTGAGAACAACACAACTGTGTGTATGCACTGTGACTCGACTATTGCAGATCTTGAGAACTTCACCGCTTGCAACTACA GTGGTCCGGGTGTGGCAGCCTCTCTCCTGTTCGGAACTCTGTTGATCAGCCTGTTCCTGATTCTCTCTGTTGCCTCCTTTTTCTACCTTAAACGCTCCAACCGTCTCCCAGGTATCTTCTACCGGCGGAATAAGG CCTACATATTCCAACCAAATGAGACG GCTGTCATGATACCATCGGCAACCTCTTCAGGTAAGAACATTTCACTAAAACACTTCACAGCCTTCGATAGGGTTTTTGGTCGTGGTTTCACTGAGAAAAATGTGTCTGTCTGGCAATTGCGTAATATCATTGTTTTCAAACGTTTTACATGA
- the c3h1orf159 gene encoding uncharacterized protein C1orf159 homolog isoform X4 — protein MAVSYLMVLSAALILISRETPVTKALYQNPFDCCGERQRLNSSCSNGTQCEPAYITDRTNRTNITTVLPTIGGPGVAASLLFGTLLISLFLILSVASFFYLKRSNRLPGIFYRRNKAYIFQPNETAVMIPSATSSGKNISLKHFTAFDRVFGRGFTEKNVSVWQLRNIIVFKRFT, from the exons ATGGCTGTGTCATACCTCATGGTCCTTTCAGCAGCTTTGATACTGATCAGTCGTGAAACTCCAGTAACTAAG GCCCTATATCAGAATCCCTTTGACTGCTGTGGAGAGCGACAGAGGCTGAACAGCTCGTGCTCAAATGGCACTCAATGCGAGCCAG CATACATCACAGACAGGACCAATCGTACAAATATAACTACAGTCCTTCCCACAATTG GTGGTCCGGGTGTGGCAGCCTCTCTCCTGTTCGGAACTCTGTTGATCAGCCTGTTCCTGATTCTCTCTGTTGCCTCCTTTTTCTACCTTAAACGCTCCAACCGTCTCCCAGGTATCTTCTACCGGCGGAATAAGG CCTACATATTCCAACCAAATGAGACG GCTGTCATGATACCATCGGCAACCTCTTCAGGTAAGAACATTTCACTAAAACACTTCACAGCCTTCGATAGGGTTTTTGGTCGTGGTTTCACTGAGAAAAATGTGTCTGTCTGGCAATTGCGTAATATCATTGTTTTCAAACGTTTTACATGA
- the c3h1orf159 gene encoding uncharacterized protein C1orf159 homolog isoform X1, with amino-acid sequence MAVSYLMVLSAALILISRETPVTKALYQNPFDCCGERQRLNSSCSNGTQCEPGCYLRVLENNTTVCMHCDSTIADLENFTACNYTYITDRTNRTNITTVLPTIGGPGVAASLLFGTLLISLFLILSVASFFYLKRSNRLPGIFYRRNKAYIFQPNETAVMIPSATSSGKNISLKHFTAFDRVFGRGFTEKNVSVWQLRNIIVFKRFT; translated from the exons ATGGCTGTGTCATACCTCATGGTCCTTTCAGCAGCTTTGATACTGATCAGTCGTGAAACTCCAGTAACTAAG GCCCTATATCAGAATCCCTTTGACTGCTGTGGAGAGCGACAGAGGCTGAACAGCTCGTGCTCAAATGGCACTCAATGCGAGCCAG GATGCTACCTGCGTGTCCTTGAGAACAACACAACTGTGTGTATGCACTGTGACTCGACTATTGCAGATCTTGAGAACTTCACCGCTTGCAACTACA CATACATCACAGACAGGACCAATCGTACAAATATAACTACAGTCCTTCCCACAATTG GTGGTCCGGGTGTGGCAGCCTCTCTCCTGTTCGGAACTCTGTTGATCAGCCTGTTCCTGATTCTCTCTGTTGCCTCCTTTTTCTACCTTAAACGCTCCAACCGTCTCCCAGGTATCTTCTACCGGCGGAATAAGG CCTACATATTCCAACCAAATGAGACG GCTGTCATGATACCATCGGCAACCTCTTCAGGTAAGAACATTTCACTAAAACACTTCACAGCCTTCGATAGGGTTTTTGGTCGTGGTTTCACTGAGAAAAATGTGTCTGTCTGGCAATTGCGTAATATCATTGTTTTCAAACGTTTTACATGA
- the c3h1orf159 gene encoding uncharacterized protein C1orf159 homolog isoform X2: protein MAVSYLMVLSAALILISRETPVTKALYQNPFDCCGERQRLNSSCSNGTQCEPGCYLRVLENNTTVCMHCDSTIADLENFTACNYTYITDRTNRTNITTVLPTIGGPGVAASLLFGTLLISLFLILSVASFFYLKRSNRLPGIFYRRNKAYIFQPNETAVMIPSATSSVRKPRYVRRERPSANSASSAATIPTTTTTVYSV from the exons ATGGCTGTGTCATACCTCATGGTCCTTTCAGCAGCTTTGATACTGATCAGTCGTGAAACTCCAGTAACTAAG GCCCTATATCAGAATCCCTTTGACTGCTGTGGAGAGCGACAGAGGCTGAACAGCTCGTGCTCAAATGGCACTCAATGCGAGCCAG GATGCTACCTGCGTGTCCTTGAGAACAACACAACTGTGTGTATGCACTGTGACTCGACTATTGCAGATCTTGAGAACTTCACCGCTTGCAACTACA CATACATCACAGACAGGACCAATCGTACAAATATAACTACAGTCCTTCCCACAATTG GTGGTCCGGGTGTGGCAGCCTCTCTCCTGTTCGGAACTCTGTTGATCAGCCTGTTCCTGATTCTCTCTGTTGCCTCCTTTTTCTACCTTAAACGCTCCAACCGTCTCCCAGGTATCTTCTACCGGCGGAATAAGG CCTACATATTCCAACCAAATGAGACG GCTGTCATGATACCATCGGCAACCTCTTCAG TTAGGAAACCCAGATATGTGAGGAGGGAGCGGCCCTCAGCAAACTCAGCGTCCAGCGCTGCCAccatccccaccaccactaccacagtCTACAGTGTGTAG